One window of Pelmatolapia mariae isolate MD_Pm_ZW linkage group LG18, Pm_UMD_F_2, whole genome shotgun sequence genomic DNA carries:
- the LOC135932180 gene encoding uncharacterized protein LOC135932180 isoform X2, giving the protein MPSVQSLREFINERLTAAAEQIFLEFEKTIVQYEEEIDRQRRLLDITWKPQIKLHRTDVAQQHVCKEEVLPKQQLCNQERSSRLDWEEPEPPQSTEEQEELCSSQEGDQVVVKEENDTIFKVIVTWGESDQSEAEPDSDQLPAHSSAVAESQDQEGSRNVNSGSTGNRSRNQSNDTENSPMPADKCNTDTEVPHEQLTSSPDH; this is encoded by the exons ATGCCTTCAGTTCAGTCTCTGAGAGAGTTTATCAACGAGCGactaactgctgctgctgaacaaaTATTCTTGGAGTTTGAAAAAACGATCGTCCAGTACGAGGAAGAGATCGACCGTCAGCGCAGACTGCTGGATATCACCTGGAAACCCCAAATCAAGCTGCACAGGACAG ACGTTGCGCAGCAGCATGTCTGTAAGGAGGAGGTTCTCCCTAAGCAGCAGCTCTGTAACCAGGAGAGGAGCTCCAGACTGGACTGGGAGGAACCAGAACCTCCACAGAGTacagaggaacaggaggaactgtgcagcagtcaggagggaGATCAGGTTGTAGTGAAGGAAGAGAATGATACCATTTTTAAGGTGATTGTTACTTGGGGGGAAAGCGACCAGAGTGAAGCAGAACCAGACAGTGACCAGCTCCCTGCTCACAGCTCTGCTGTAGCTGAGAGCCAAGATCAGGAAGGAAGCAGGAATGTCAATTCAGGTTCGACTGGAAATAGAAGCAGAAATCAGAGCAATGATACAGAAAACTCTCCCATGCCAGCTGATAAGTGTAACACTGATACAG aaGTCCCTCATGAGCAGTTGACCTCCTCACCCGATCACTAA
- the LOC135932180 gene encoding gastrula zinc finger protein XlCGF57.1-like isoform X1: protein MPSVQSLREFINERLTAAAEQIFLEFEKTIVQYEEEIDRQRRLLDITWKPQIKLHRTDVAQQHVCKEEVLPKQQLCNQERSSRLDWEEPEPPQSTEEQEELCSSQEGDQVVVKEENDTIFKVIVTWGESDQSEAEPDSDQLPAHSSAVAESQDQEGSRNVNSGSTGNRSRNQSNDTENSPMPADKCNTDTGKQPLKVDGFPLTKRKKAFRKKSQKRTRHRMQTRQKLHTCKTCEKNFSEKSILLRHTKTHTGEKIHSCKTCEKTFSQSSDLMIHMRIHTGERPYSCKTCGKSFNQSGHLMAHQRIHTGERPYSCTTCGKTFSQGSNLLSHMRRHTGEKPHVCKICGERFTTSASLKIHTASHTGERPHPCQACGKTFTTRCNLLRHMRVHTGEKPYVCETCGERFTLSTSLKSHKTIHTGEKPYHCKTCGKMFRQSHHLSLHMKTHQQQKS from the exons ATGCCTTCAGTTCAGTCTCTGAGAGAGTTTATCAACGAGCGactaactgctgctgctgaacaaaTATTCTTGGAGTTTGAAAAAACGATCGTCCAGTACGAGGAAGAGATCGACCGTCAGCGCAGACTGCTGGATATCACCTGGAAACCCCAAATCAAGCTGCACAGGACAG ACGTTGCGCAGCAGCATGTCTGTAAGGAGGAGGTTCTCCCTAAGCAGCAGCTCTGTAACCAGGAGAGGAGCTCCAGACTGGACTGGGAGGAACCAGAACCTCCACAGAGTacagaggaacaggaggaactgtgcagcagtcaggagggaGATCAGGTTGTAGTGAAGGAAGAGAATGATACCATTTTTAAGGTGATTGTTACTTGGGGGGAAAGCGACCAGAGTGAAGCAGAACCAGACAGTGACCAGCTCCCTGCTCACAGCTCTGCTGTAGCTGAGAGCCAAGATCAGGAAGGAAGCAGGAATGTCAATTCAGGTTCGACTGGAAATAGAAGCAGAAATCAGAGCAATGATACAGAAAACTCTCCCATGCCAGCTGATAAGTGTAACACTGATACAGGTAAACAGCCTTTGAAAGTAGATGGTTTTCCCTTAACAAAACGTAAAAAGGCCTTCAGGAAAAAGTCTCAAAAGAGGACACGTCACAGAATGCAAACAAGACAGAAGCTGCATACTTGCaaaacatgtgagaaaaacTTTAGTGAAAAGAGCATTTTGTTGCGTCACACAAAAACTCACACAGGAGAGAAGATTCATTCTTGCAAAACATGTGAGAAAACCTTTAGTCAAAGCAGTGATTTGATGATCCACATGAGAATCCACACCGGCGAGAGACCGTATTCTTGTAAAACATGTGGGAAGTCTTTCAATCAAAGTGGTCATTTGATGGCCCACCAGCGAATCCACACCGGCGAGAGGCCGTATTCCTGCACAACGTGTGGAAAAACTTTTAGTCAAGGTAGTAATTTGTTGAGCCACATGCGACgccacacaggagagaagccTCACGTTTGTAAGATCTGCGGGGAAAGATTTACAACGTCAGCCTCGCTTAAAATCCACACCGCGAGCCACACAGGAGAGAGGCCTCATCCTTGCCAAGCATGTGGGAAAACCTTCACTACACGCTGTAACCTTCTGCGCCACATGAGAGTGCACACAGGAGAGAAGCCATATGTTTGTGAGACCTGCGGGGAAAGATTTACTCTGTCAACGTCACTTAAAAgccacaaaactatccacacaggagagaaaccgtATCACTGTAAAACCTGTGGGAAAATGTTCCGTCAGAGTCATCATTTGTCGTTGCACATGAAAACCCACCAACAGCAGAAGTCGTAG